In Treponema vincentii, a single window of DNA contains:
- a CDS encoding threonine/serine exporter family protein, with protein sequence MDTQSDIVAREKDNALTRHALVMQIALYAGELLVRNGAEMYRAEETIVRISEAGGVYDVTPFVTPTILFIAKGDRENVLYTKDIKKRGNNIAKITLVSDFSRKFVEGKIDISDAMDCLRKIDEYKGYPYRFLLFATGIGCGIFAVLVGGKFGDFVAAFFASYIAVFISDKIMVRSRTVFTGNFIASMFVGVISIISFEIKLVDNLDNIIVGAALALVPGVAFTAGIRDFISGDLLSGIARIGEAILVAIAIAFGVGSILMLYSIFGGL encoded by the coding sequence ATGGATACCCAGTCGGATATTGTAGCTAGGGAAAAGGACAATGCCCTCACTCGGCATGCTTTAGTAATGCAGATAGCGCTCTACGCCGGAGAACTGCTTGTTCGCAACGGGGCAGAAATGTACCGCGCCGAAGAAACGATCGTGCGGATAAGCGAAGCGGGCGGTGTGTACGATGTTACCCCTTTTGTTACTCCCACCATTCTCTTTATTGCAAAAGGCGATAGAGAAAACGTACTTTATACAAAGGATATCAAAAAAAGAGGCAACAATATCGCTAAGATTACCTTAGTCAGTGATTTTTCTCGCAAGTTTGTGGAAGGCAAAATCGATATATCCGATGCAATGGATTGCCTACGCAAGATAGATGAATATAAAGGATACCCGTATCGATTCCTGTTATTTGCTACCGGTATCGGGTGCGGTATTTTTGCAGTTTTAGTAGGCGGAAAATTCGGAGACTTTGTCGCAGCGTTTTTTGCTTCATATATTGCCGTTTTTATCAGCGATAAAATAATGGTGCGTTCCCGTACTGTTTTTACCGGTAATTTTATCGCAAGCATGTTTGTGGGAGTCATTTCCATTATATCTTTTGAAATTAAATTAGTTGACAACCTCGACAATATCATCGTCGGTGCGGCACTTGCTCTTGTTCCAGGGGTTGCATTTACTGCAGGAATCAGAGATTTTATCTCAGGCGATTTGCTCTCCGGTATCGCGCGTATCGGAGAAGCAATTCTTGTCGCCATTGCAATTGCGTTCGGAGTCGGCAGTATTTTAATGCTCTACTCGATTTTTGGAGGACTTTAA
- a CDS encoding Smr/MutS family protein, with amino-acid sequence MNFEEILNQWEAQTQQPYGKKRIRKDLKNPTAVAYALENTQTLNPMDYWLRRYGVYDKDANNSENTALFDNLADKQRLRAMRPQAEIDLHGMTLEEAYGALVTFFEDALRRKYQKILIIHGKGNHSQNGPVLSRFVQKFLETNAHAGETGHPKGRDGGTGSTWVILK; translated from the coding sequence ATGAATTTTGAAGAGATTCTAAATCAATGGGAAGCGCAGACACAACAGCCTTATGGAAAGAAGCGGATTCGTAAAGACTTAAAAAATCCGACAGCCGTAGCGTATGCCCTCGAAAATACTCAAACGTTAAACCCGATGGATTATTGGCTACGCCGTTACGGCGTTTATGACAAAGATGCGAATAATTCCGAAAATACTGCCCTTTTTGATAATCTAGCCGATAAACAGCGGCTACGGGCAATGCGCCCCCAGGCTGAAATCGATTTGCATGGCATGACACTGGAAGAAGCCTATGGTGCACTGGTTACTTTTTTTGAAGACGCCTTACGCAGAAAGTATCAGAAAATACTCATCATTCACGGGAAAGGGAATCATTCCCAAAACGGCCCGGTACTGTCACGGTTTGTACAAAAATTTTTAGAAACAAATGCCCATGCGGGTGAAACAGGGCACCCTAAAGGACGCGACGGAGGAACAGGTTCGACATGGGTAATATTAAAATAA
- the metK gene encoding methionine adenosyltransferase yields MNEHKLFTSESVGEGHPDKLCDQISDAVLDACLRDDPESHVACETFASTALILIGGEITTNTFVDIQQTARNIARDIGYTDSAFGLDCNSMAVLSMIHAQSPDIAQGVNGTGLSEYQNQMGAGDQGMMFGYACKETPELMPAPIMYAHKLLRKASQLRKSKKIDWLRPDAKSQVTVEYEGDKPVRIDTVVISHQHDPEISYASLKEAIIEKIVKPVLEPTGLLDSKTKFFINPTGRFVIGGPFGDTGLTGRKIIVDTYGGMGRHGGGAFSGKDPTKVDRSAAYMARYVAKNIVAAGLAERCELQFAYAIGVPFPVSIRVDSFGTAKVPEDAIEKAVQQVFDLSPAGIIKTLDLRKPIYQATAAYGHFGRPEFSWEKTDKIDALKAAIK; encoded by the coding sequence ATGAACGAACATAAATTATTTACCTCGGAATCGGTCGGAGAAGGCCATCCCGATAAACTTTGTGATCAAATTTCTGATGCAGTTTTGGACGCTTGTTTACGTGATGATCCCGAAAGCCATGTTGCGTGCGAAACCTTTGCTTCAACTGCGTTAATCCTTATCGGTGGAGAGATTACCACCAATACTTTTGTTGATATACAGCAAACAGCCCGCAATATTGCGCGGGACATCGGCTATACCGATTCCGCATTCGGACTTGACTGCAACTCTATGGCTGTTTTAAGTATGATTCATGCTCAGTCCCCCGATATTGCGCAGGGGGTAAACGGTACCGGCCTCAGCGAGTATCAGAACCAAATGGGTGCAGGGGATCAGGGGATGATGTTCGGCTATGCGTGTAAAGAAACACCGGAATTGATGCCTGCCCCTATCATGTATGCACATAAGCTGCTGCGGAAGGCATCGCAGTTGCGTAAGTCGAAAAAGATCGATTGGCTGCGCCCCGATGCAAAGAGTCAAGTAACGGTAGAATACGAAGGAGATAAACCCGTGCGTATCGATACGGTCGTTATCTCCCATCAGCATGACCCCGAAATTTCTTATGCTTCGTTAAAAGAAGCGATTATCGAAAAGATTGTTAAACCCGTCCTTGAACCGACCGGTTTACTGGATTCAAAGACAAAATTCTTTATTAACCCGACCGGCCGCTTTGTTATCGGCGGCCCTTTCGGCGACACCGGTTTAACGGGGCGGAAGATCATCGTGGATACCTACGGCGGTATGGGGAGGCACGGCGGCGGTGCCTTTTCCGGTAAGGATCCGACCAAGGTAGATCGTTCAGCTGCATATATGGCGCGCTATGTCGCAAAGAATATCGTTGCTGCGGGTTTAGCCGAACGGTGCGAGTTGCAGTTTGCCTACGCTATCGGTGTACCGTTTCCCGTTTCGATTCGGGTAGATTCCTTCGGTACTGCAAAGGTTCCGGAAGATGCAATCGAAAAAGCCGTTCAGCAGGTATTCGATCTCAGCCCTGCCGGTATTATCAAGACATTGGATTTACGTAAACCTATTTATCAAGCGACCGCTGCCTACGGGCACTTTGGCCGCCCCGAATTCAGTTGGGAAAAAACCGATAAGATTGACGCTCTAAAAGCAGCTATAAAATAG
- a CDS encoding single-stranded DNA-binding protein, which produces MHNLNSLIIEGNVVRDPVVKATPKGTPLCMFSIASNRFFKQEDQTTQETSFFDVETWARLAELCGENCTKGRGVRVVGRLKQDRWVGTDGKHYSKIKVVAEHIEFKPLFKNGKQPADALDDMREETVSEKEAVPAF; this is translated from the coding sequence ATGCACAATTTGAATTCGTTGATCATTGAGGGGAATGTGGTTCGCGATCCCGTGGTAAAGGCAACGCCTAAGGGGACACCGCTCTGTATGTTTTCCATTGCTTCGAACCGTTTTTTTAAGCAGGAAGATCAAACGACACAGGAAACTTCGTTTTTTGATGTAGAAACATGGGCACGTCTAGCGGAACTCTGCGGAGAAAATTGCACAAAAGGCCGCGGCGTACGAGTTGTCGGACGTTTAAAGCAAGACCGCTGGGTAGGCACCGATGGTAAACACTACAGCAAGATTAAAGTGGTAGCCGAACATATCGAGTTTAAGCCCTTGTTCAAAAACGGGAAACAGCCTGCTGATGCGTTAGACGATATGCGTGAGGAGACCGTCTCGGAAAAAGAGGCCGTACCTGCCTTTTAA
- a CDS encoding DUF2715 domain-containing protein: MKKITGLFLCILIGAVNSFAAEIIFSPGIGFSSYTVRSYEVIISGGTPKTSDKAATYTIFAPAVGLDMHFIHENSGFTFSLINNAALPVGIYKSGGFGAESMKVRGFIWDGQMLFGYTYGIKQPFSIHAGIGPGLALGRFWTRLNGQGLENFYHAWTPIALHIGFQYIFTEHIGINIGLHDMISFSGLLRSMEKSNIADDNNKVGSTFGFGNVFTLRIAAAFRL, translated from the coding sequence ATGAAAAAAATAACAGGACTCTTTTTATGTATTCTAATTGGTGCAGTAAATAGTTTTGCTGCGGAAATTATTTTTTCACCCGGTATCGGATTTTCATCGTATACAGTGCGAAGTTATGAAGTTATAATAAGCGGAGGCACTCCTAAGACTTCAGATAAAGCGGCAACATATACTATTTTTGCTCCCGCTGTAGGGCTTGATATGCATTTTATTCATGAAAACAGCGGCTTTACCTTCAGTCTTATTAATAACGCAGCACTCCCTGTCGGCATATATAAAAGCGGTGGCTTCGGTGCCGAGTCAATGAAAGTCCGCGGTTTTATATGGGACGGCCAAATGCTGTTCGGTTATACGTATGGAATTAAACAGCCTTTCAGTATTCATGCCGGTATTGGCCCCGGTCTTGCGCTGGGAAGATTTTGGACGCGCTTAAATGGGCAAGGTTTGGAAAATTTTTATCATGCGTGGACACCAATAGCATTACATATCGGCTTCCAATATATTTTTACAGAGCACATCGGTATTAATATAGGACTGCATGATATGATAAGTTTTTCAGGACTTTTGCGTAGTATGGAAAAATCAAATATCGCTGACGACAATAATAAAGTCGGATCAACATTCGGCTTCGGTAATGTTTTTACGTTACGGATAGCTGCGGCGTTTAGATTGTAA
- a CDS encoding NADP-dependent malic enzyme, whose product MKTINKDLQSITEHFPSDFTENEKAAAKTLFLKKLSLLTHEFYGGKLQTVPKCGIYGFNWFNVWYTPGVSAVSTGIRDNHDSSFMLSNRGNLVAVVSDSTRVLGDGDCSPSGGLGVMEGKCMLMKYLGGVDAYPICIDSYVKPNEEKKYNFPAGKHCPDKIIDFVKMLEPSVGAVNLEDIQQPDCFKVLDTLREECDIPVWHDDAQGTACITLAGLLNALKLAGKKIGDCRIVLLGAGASNTTIARLILQDGGDPAKMIICDSKGALHAGREDIKADARYYRKWELCQATNPKRINDFNEALKGADVLIALSKPGPNTVTKEQIASMGDKPIVFTCANPVPEIWPHDAKAAGAFITGTGRGDFPNQINNSVCFPGILKGALLVRARKISDGMAIRCAHSIADYSEKKGIDPENIVVKMNDEDVFAVEAADVAMQAIKEGLARITITWDEAFKRAKAEIAESRALTQQLMDSGFIKEPPQDFFNQAMDYAIEQIKNQRSK is encoded by the coding sequence ATGAAAACTATCAATAAAGATTTACAATCTATTACGGAACACTTCCCTTCCGACTTTACGGAAAATGAAAAAGCGGCGGCGAAAACGCTTTTTTTAAAAAAGCTTTCGCTGTTAACACACGAGTTTTATGGCGGAAAACTGCAAACCGTCCCAAAATGCGGGATCTATGGGTTTAACTGGTTTAACGTTTGGTATACGCCGGGCGTATCCGCCGTTTCTACCGGAATCCGTGATAATCACGACAGCTCCTTTATGCTTTCCAATCGGGGAAACCTCGTAGCCGTTGTCAGCGATTCCACTCGCGTACTGGGGGACGGAGATTGTTCTCCTTCCGGCGGTCTCGGCGTTATGGAAGGAAAATGTATGCTGATGAAGTACTTAGGCGGTGTCGACGCGTATCCCATCTGTATCGATTCCTACGTCAAGCCGAATGAAGAAAAGAAATACAACTTCCCTGCCGGTAAACATTGCCCCGATAAGATTATCGACTTTGTGAAGATGCTGGAACCGAGCGTCGGCGCAGTTAATCTGGAAGATATTCAGCAGCCGGACTGCTTTAAAGTTCTGGATACGCTGCGGGAAGAATGCGACATTCCTGTTTGGCATGACGACGCTCAAGGAACGGCATGTATTACGCTTGCAGGGTTGCTCAATGCGCTGAAATTGGCGGGTAAAAAAATCGGAGACTGCCGCATCGTGTTACTCGGTGCCGGGGCTTCCAACACGACGATTGCACGCCTCATCCTGCAGGACGGCGGAGATCCCGCAAAGATGATTATTTGCGACTCCAAGGGTGCGCTCCATGCAGGCAGGGAAGACATCAAAGCCGATGCACGCTATTACCGCAAGTGGGAGCTGTGCCAAGCGACAAACCCCAAGCGGATAAACGACTTTAACGAAGCGCTAAAAGGCGCCGACGTGCTGATCGCTCTGTCCAAACCGGGCCCCAACACGGTAACCAAAGAGCAAATTGCCTCTATGGGCGATAAACCCATCGTGTTTACCTGCGCAAATCCCGTCCCCGAAATTTGGCCGCACGATGCCAAAGCTGCCGGCGCCTTTATCACCGGTACCGGGCGCGGAGACTTCCCGAACCAAATCAATAACTCCGTCTGCTTCCCCGGCATCTTGAAAGGTGCGTTGTTGGTTCGTGCACGGAAGATTTCCGACGGTATGGCTATCCGCTGTGCGCACTCCATTGCCGACTATTCGGAGAAAAAAGGCATCGATCCTGAAAACATCGTCGTAAAGATGAATGATGAGGATGTCTTTGCCGTCGAAGCGGCCGATGTCGCAATGCAGGCGATAAAAGAAGGTCTTGCCCGTATCACTATTACATGGGATGAAGCATTTAAACGAGCTAAGGCCGAAATTGCAGAAAGCAGAGCGCTGACACAGCAGCTGATGGATAGCGGGTTTATCAAAGAACCGCCGCAAGACTTCTTTAATCAAGCGATGGATTACGCGATCGAACAAATCAAAAACCAGCGTAGCAAATAA
- a CDS encoding L-lactate dehydrogenase, with protein MDQKKRKVTIVGAGSVGATFAYALAQSGFADEIAITDMNKNFAEGQAMDLVHGLPFLPQVDIHAGGQNDYTDSDIIVITAGAKQQPGETRIDLLKRNATIIKTIAKEIAASGCKGVMLLVSNPVDILTKVALEASGWDRGRVIGSGTVLDTARFRYVLSKECGVDARNIHGYILGEHGDSEFAAWSMTTIAGRRIDEYCGHGVCSSGIHFDKEKILDEVRHSAYHIIDYKGSTYFAVGLALTRIAGAILRNERSILSVSTALNGEFGLHDACLSVPCIVGRNGVDRIIEGELPADEQSALESSARRLYDAYLSIC; from the coding sequence ATGGATCAAAAGAAACGAAAAGTAACGATTGTCGGTGCGGGCTCTGTCGGGGCTACATTTGCCTATGCGTTAGCTCAAAGCGGTTTTGCCGATGAGATTGCAATAACCGATATGAATAAAAACTTTGCGGAAGGACAGGCAATGGATCTTGTCCACGGCTTACCGTTTTTGCCGCAAGTCGATATTCATGCCGGCGGGCAGAACGATTACACCGACAGCGATATCATCGTAATAACCGCCGGAGCAAAACAGCAGCCGGGAGAAACGAGAATAGACCTCCTTAAGCGTAATGCCACCATCATTAAAACCATTGCCAAAGAAATCGCCGCAAGCGGCTGTAAAGGTGTTATGCTGCTTGTCAGTAACCCTGTCGATATTCTTACCAAGGTAGCGCTCGAAGCAAGCGGTTGGGATCGCGGAAGGGTTATCGGTTCCGGCACCGTCTTGGATACCGCTCGTTTCCGCTACGTACTCAGCAAAGAATGCGGCGTCGATGCCCGTAATATACACGGATACATCCTCGGCGAGCACGGCGACAGCGAATTTGCCGCATGGTCGATGACCACCATAGCCGGACGGCGCATCGACGAATACTGCGGCCACGGAGTTTGTAGTTCTGGTATTCACTTCGATAAAGAAAAAATCTTAGACGAAGTACGCCATTCCGCCTATCATATCATCGACTACAAAGGTTCAACCTATTTTGCCGTCGGTCTAGCACTTACCAGAATTGCCGGCGCCATTCTGCGAAATGAGCGCAGTATTCTTTCCGTTTCTACAGCCTTGAACGGCGAGTTCGGTCTGCATGACGCCTGCTTAAGCGTTCCCTGTATTGTCGGCAGAAACGGTGTTGACAGAATTATCGAAGGCGAACTACCCGCGGATGAACAGTCTGCGCTCGAATCAAGCGCTCGCCGACTTTACGATGCATACCTTTCCATTTGCTAA
- a CDS encoding DUF488 domain-containing protein: MFKKSAQNFFSLLGQSTANKLIDIRLNNASQLAGFTKSNDLEFFLEKLLNWQYIYKPLLAPTKDLLRNYQKKEITWADYEVEYLRIIEQRNILNIIKKDEIINGVLLCSEDRPDQCHRRLLAEYLARNWGNIEIVHLF; encoded by the coding sequence ATTTTCAAAAAAAGTGCACAAAATTTTTTTTCATTATTAGGTCAATCGACAGCAAATAAACTTATTGATATCAGACTTAATAATGCCTCTCAATTGGCAGGATTTACAAAATCAAATGATCTGGAATTTTTTTTAGAAAAGCTCTTAAATTGGCAATATATTTATAAACCATTATTAGCTCCTACAAAAGACTTGTTACGTAATTATCAAAAGAAAGAAATTACCTGGGCAGATTATGAAGTTGAGTATTTAAGAATTATTGAACAAAGAAATATACTGAATATCATAAAAAAAGACGAGATCATCAACGGTGTATTACTTTGTAGTGAAGATCGTCCCGACCAGTGTCATAGAAGATTATTAGCGGAATATTTAGCACGAAATTGGGGAAATATTGAAATAGTTCACTTATTTTAA
- a CDS encoding DUF488 family protein has protein sequence MSAINSGGKLYTIGCSIHTIESFIDILKKHEVNVAIDVRSTPYSKHTAQFNKENLQRVTSHNRIYYSSFSKEFGARRKENCVYTNDTVSFDKVKQLPIFINGVERIRKGLQEGYRIALMCTEKEPADCHRFSLVAKGISERIGVYANHILYDGSLMTTKDIEQQLLKQYSIEAELFDGNDDPLVQLYKILEHKVAYSLHSSEVEIER, from the coding sequence ATGAGTGCAATAAACAGCGGAGGTAAGCTCTATACAATAGGGTGTTCGATTCATACTATCGAATCTTTCATTGATATTCTCAAAAAACACGAAGTTAATGTCGCCATTGACGTCCGATCTACTCCCTATAGCAAGCATACGGCTCAATTCAATAAAGAGAATTTACAGAGAGTGACAAGTCACAATCGTATCTATTATTCATCTTTTAGTAAGGAATTCGGTGCTAGGCGTAAAGAGAACTGTGTTTATACAAACGATACTGTCAGTTTTGATAAAGTAAAGCAGCTTCCCATATTTATTAATGGGGTAGAAAGAATTAGAAAAGGACTACAAGAAGGATATCGTATTGCTCTTATGTGCACGGAAAAAGAACCTGCCGACTGCCATAGATTTAGCCTTGTTGCTAAAGGCATTTCAGAGAGAATCGGTGTTTATGCAAACCATATTTTATATGACGGCAGTCTAATGACGACTAAAGACATAGAGCAGCAGCTGCTTAAACAATATTCAATTGAGGCAGAATTATTTGACGGCAATGATGATCCGCTTGTTCAATTATATAAAATACTTGAACATAAAGTTGCCTACAGTTTACATAGCAGTGAGGTAGAGATTGAAAGATAA